A region from the Drosophila ananassae strain 14024-0371.13 chromosome 2L, ASM1763931v2, whole genome shotgun sequence genome encodes:
- the LOC6499092 gene encoding protein unc-80 homolog isoform X5 encodes MVTNAAATAGATNTSTNNNNLQTNNNSHGANNNNDDFDFDQDSGLQDLGLPVSVQTFLWRQIAPFIRPKLGKLHESTCLFCQHAPGHHESKEACKSFEKVLVQNIQFGLSPPLTKALGAIPRWRLLQGALPHVMHACAALLHNRVKDMQAIGPVETKLLYTMQWILLYAAEECADDEGGEDLGLGDSAGEPRPKSIDQYLFSVPTITLFVYLFAPIIHHLKESDFQNFRLENGIKLWQGMWDNRAPGAPCFTAPVKPKARNLLCAPTPKGSTDVFPPRKHSLSADAMSPKADSPQSGISDFGRQDEEGSWVSSPKEFAFPETIPEEASSVEDERVVIFRLPSAPQLMDNSFFTADASLLQQQESQSRRGSRQSMNSRDKEKIPSTKFEFDQQELMRGASMKEKRSASIDKETDSDKSDSIKADVSAATFLDVAVLRCLFISHWQEEGIFWSLQYLYNRLSDIGEDAAITLNQPRKRSNSLPIPQIEISLYQGPGSNSRDSPGSSVVKDYIEIPEPSPTVTACVVEEPQSAPSTSERRGSEKKKRVKMADLRAFVETKMFSKSEKNLEKVGLDTHSANGKTPLQHAEYHRSLDTGEKKLSRSASMISREPASNLIKGKSMPSLRFYRYVEPPKAPRPSQTSCPRSTVFYPRNPIITVTEHTPTPSPDYMKRQGSIDSQLDVLSNGGSIGMGDNGAGNGSTGMGSTTTRYRGQMLRSHTDSHIDYTGVDESEAPGSSFYITRDGGIDYEIILLAISNVFKRDPSQVCSLRVLEAGLNICELLIEMGVLKLGEHAHEISMSITRRALQVLGCPHGCNDGVRGPPADFLRNQCQKILSRMLRQAGPRTKRYMQEMVRTSPLPELIDYFHAFLAFCVDPSSLLSPMTHKRQSGYKNANTDLGGVPGQGGYTTNFSGGMSGGAESQVVGAVFKPLVSRFVEASKDLKSPENIALYGDIRQLVTYVKGAHGGPFRLVALSGILAVTPRPHKKGPSAQTTRVIRHIPQANVGQSMQNDDNRSQRRLLLKKRSTSSACAVSLLETETCEEHYKTSQSPLSNFRRRTTGVRPTLTPRHSERALLSDSTSSSERNSLGRLSGLVRWFRGTPKEASSIDLEIGSLNPEISSSFMRHASLKIQRGRSSDGIGRSIQRAKRRVERRLNRFGGIVKGKKKVGGIEETADFSRRSSSDMCDGPRESEVVILKERKLVPTDPVRVGMLRLSFLLETCAPGSFPDSQLVAAVLDLPQAPLVARATFLLECAHFVHLCNKGQWPAWMKQNVGSYRASGANINISQMKQQVSQSSARRTHILQRAAGKMFHQWAEMIGARLEEILYTERLQYEAVNASLTDPEKQRELLQQDEEEDFLDEASVNPHGNDCPHSLKLIACVLLFEITAFLRDTYLMLPKTSKLIHRDKPAPWEKVYREANRRWSMALSSMGHSQTSAQSLQSIAAGNDGAGQSERKISFVLHEPDNESENSSNTTLTKEGEEARRPTASAVRPFLLRRGTATTTGGSFKRRSLKLRRNTKDGKDIETDFNIQSRRKVSSLSDRSDTSEQGMISGGEESPGILSDDQQPESPTDSNENDDTAKNMPWLKAVIDLMSSYNYYCTHKGYCHPFCYKRHMRSCTRLVKATRKVYGEEFGFSFDSDHPTVEPTVISSSKPHTSRSRSTRKVSEQSSTQTSPSKRKDSLSRKDRISDDPDLEMAEKLAKAFRQEKEKKLQEEPPILKFIRIHIRNLFHFPLATMLKGAVVLTEEMVIEAMPAAWELLLETNHDTATSSAAVFLMGSVKAQNFAFDIMQRALKHKDPDIRIGAIQRYLVLWKCRFHVWPRMEENAHDVTFKVPPGGIEFTLPSPKIGIESLPVVDPPWMPVQQTKDMDVTLNQDRHRSLVTATKSRKMQQTEAIRNALRQQRDKQRAERHSFLITMIPISQQASHEPGMEKLEDHEIEEDLDGTRMSSHLHHAHSLFPSVLCSSVMQIVGCLDDAAIGSDGNAVYEIAYQVIWVCLVEESALFLRYVFERLTRDRQDQMFKLLRHLIRFVPRLPQQAAFALYNSIIGYIMFYVRSSNELKQELVGSALSVLWMVVHSVHGIMFKDLKQILRKEQCDASILLTANVPAAKKIVVHGPADDDYNIPSQFPVQEDTLFCQLLKEALDYYPIDEKNTSHYCLVDYKSSKILNPNWYIRDLYFFKRSQYPEVRLMLMRPEESFLALQKQELTKKFVEIGKVHLTWAILKNVDMVVQRVVFLHEELMKLPSFPRKALEVDLDLHHGGEYGKVLLGLDVQHKFMWVRLIARMFEAMAGNFAYSADIQLFLNVLSGASILHAEDSCIMRYVMATFINAAFNFKNIFSTKGYFMIMPTLLQVYSLHQTNKLITTTIEYAVKQFYLLNRKPFILQMFGSVSAILDTDEDGTYGEAHKVQSSCLFNLLLSLEDPSPDPLNIAELVKEPKPLKAIDFCYHDEDDDVTVLDCITLCVMVVSYSAESTRGYQMLIILEAILPCYLQQIQSPSYIPLQGKSERDIILQLAVAIRTMVHNCEGLAKSYNGPYRNSPEHKGSSQRNCSRGPPCSPGLDFEEESHPKYVTDARTKNMMDCAEDSEMIRTEYRRPRDVLLSVVADFLTKSTARLAELAKKMPSDTKPTEVLDAKCHIRLADIAHSLLKVSPYDPESMACRGLQRYMQAVLPRAEWSNDTLRNALVTILRRIDKVFLKISKKPSIRRNTDWEAAAGLLKGIHETIIRHSYVLHWQQMKTLISTVQNLIVNEPGSGIPEGVSSAGAALMSQNPPAFFCSAVVRLVALQVVSPVDCFSLVQICGGSAEFATQEKAEGFLMHLIMPLCLKVCSGRGVSDVGELKMTDVSFLLTAVLNAMSPPAGRTGQAVSQINRVTGDLRAGSLTFTGSRDAKRPARISGSLYQAAFLALRIVCICFESRLSNEWPRIVRVMRDLGRRNEAAPDLWSFMEFVVTHRTPLYIVLLPFILHKISQPPIGDHERHMQFIIRERLRGTPPQGGIKSKGALLLELARELRDLRDELEEKRYVSTDRESSEQKKSDTQAATSAADAHKSQQRPSLISIFTGTTTGQATHSHISAVPIDSRSGSGGICTPSDTLSQQTLHPPRESLSSSSTGRDPHTTTSESQSGEADAGSAPTLVGPTPSGSGHGSASGTGAASAVPSHLSHSQSLQQAPFKAQPPKLRFVSSVEFRHSSGETSTTPLSPESPAEDSSGDHTRSRLQRSKAASRKTFRLKRSRLTNMDPPSIVTPLSQEEQQQQQQQQPQPKTLGEISWDSVSQTSSTSGYRDNNSLQTGLLSPDGSLGGLTLGRSPSQHSLLMVFEGQDEDTLI; translated from the exons ATGGTGACCAATGCCGCGGCAACAGCGGGTGCCACAAATACCAGCACCAATAACAACAACCTGCAgacaaacaacaacagccacGGGgcgaacaacaacaacgatgACTTTGACTTTGACCAGGACAGCGGATTGCAGGACCTCGGCTTGCCGGTGTCCGTGCAAACGTTCCTGTGGCGCCAAATAGCCCCATTCATCCGACCCAAGTTGGGCAAATTGCACGAGTCCACCTGTCTG TTTTGTCAACACGCACCGGGACACCAT GAGTCGAAAGAAGCCTGCAAG TCCTTTGAAAAAGTGTTAGTGCAAAACATACAGTTCGGTCTATCGCCGCCTTTGACGAAGGCACTGGGTGCCATTCCACGATGGCGTCTTCTGCAGGGTGCCTTGCCTCATGTAATGCATGCCTGTGCGGCCCTGTTGCACAATCGAGTCAAGGACATGCAGGCTATTGGCCCAGTGGAAACCAAGCTACTGTACACCATGCAATGGATACTCCTTTACGCAGCCGAGGAATGCGCCGACGACGAGGGCGGGGAGGACTTGGGCTTGGGAGATTCAGCTGGGGAGCCCCGACCCAAGTCCATCGATCAGTATTTGTTCTCCGTGCCAACGATTACG CTCTTTGTGTATCTATTCGCTCCAATTATACATCACCTCAAGGAGTCAGACTTTCAGAACTTCCGTTTGGAGAATGGCATTAAGCTATGGCAGGGCATGTGGGATAATCGGGCACCGGGCGCTCCGTGCTTCACGGCTCCTGTGAAGCCGAAAGCTCGTAACTTGCTTTGTGCTCCAACTCCTAAGGGATCTACGGATGTATTTCCTCCTCGTAAACATTCCCTCAGTGCAGATGCCATGTCACCCAAAGCTGACTCGCCCCAGAGTGGCATTTCAGACTTCGGAAGGCAAGATGAAGAG GGCTCTTGGGTTTCATCGCCCAAAGAGTTTGCCTTTCCGGAAACCATACCTGAAGAAGCCTCCAGCGTAGAAGACGAACGTGTGGTAATATTTCGTTTACCCTCAGCGCCTCAACTAATGGATAATTCATTCTTTACT GCCGATGCCAGTCTTCTCCAACAACAGGAATCTCAGAGCCGGCGCGGCAGTCGCCAGTCAATGAACTCACGCGACAAGGAAAAGATTCCATCCACCAAGTTCGAGTTCGATCAGCAGGAACTGATGCGAGGTGCTTCAATGAAGGAGAAGCGCAGTGCCTCGATTGACAAAGAGACGGATTCTGACAAATCGGACAGTATCAAGGCGGATGTGTCGGCCGCCACTTTCTTGGATGTAGCAGTATTACGTTGCTTGTTCATCTCGCATTGGCAGGAGGAGGGAATCTTCTGGAGCTTACAGTATTTATATAATCG TCTTAGTGACATTGGTGAAGATGCGGCTATTACATTGAATCAGCCAAGGAAGCGTTCCAATTCATTGCCTATTCCACAAATTGAGATATCTCTCTACCAGGGTCCCGGCAGCAACAGCCGAGATAGTCCTGGCAGCTCTGTAGTCAAGGACTACATAGAAATACCCGAACCATCGCCCACAGTGACAGCCTGTGTCGTGG AAGAACCTCAAAGTGCTCCAAGCACCTCTGAACGACGGGGCAGCGAGAAGAAAAAACGCGTCAAGATGGCTGATTTGCGGGCCTTTGTGGAGACAAAGATGTTCTCCAAATCGGAGAAGAATCTGGAAAAAGTAGGGCTCGATACTCACTCCGCCAATGGCAAGACACCACTGCAACATGCA GAGTACCACCGAAGCCTGGATACGGGTGAGAAAAAGCTTTCTCGCTCCGCTTCGATGATAAGTCGCGAGCCAGCCAGTAACCTGATCAAGGGGAAATCTATGCCCAGTCTAAG attttacAGATACGTTGAACCACCAAAGGCGCCAAGGCCATCGCAGACTAGTTGTCCTCGTTCCACGGTCTTCTACCCACGGAATCCCATTATTACTGTTACGGAGCATACACCCACACCTTCTCCGGATTATATGAAGCGACAG GGCTCTATTGATTCCCAGCTGGATGTCTTAAGTAATGGTGGTAGCATTGGTATGGGAGATAATGGAGCCGGAAACGGAAGCACCGGCATgggcagcaccaccaccaggtATCGAGGCCAAATGCTGCGCTCACACACTGACTCCCATATTGATTACACTGGAGTGGATGAGTCCGAGGCACCTGGATCATCGTTTTACATAACTCGGGATGGTGGCATTGATTACGAGATTATTCTGCTGGCAATCAGCAATGTTTTCAAGCGCGATCCATCACAAGTGTGCTCCCTACGTGTCCTGGAGGCGGGTCTTAACATTTGTGAGTTGTTGATTGAGATGGGGGTTCTGAAGCTGGGTGAGCATGCCCACGAAATATCCATGAGCATTACGCGGCGGGCTCTGCAGGTTCTTGGGTGCCCTCATGGATGCAATGATG GTGTTCGTGGTCCTCCTGCGGACTTTCTTCGAAATCAATGCCAAAAGATTTTGTCAAGGATGCTGCGTCAGGCTGGTCCACGGACCAAACGCTACATGCAGGAGATGGTTAGAACCTCGCCCTTGCCGGAGCTGATCGACTACTTTCATGCCTTTTTGGCCTTCTGTGTGGACCCGAGCTCTTTACTTTCACCCATGA CTCATAAACGTCAGAGTGGATATAAAAATGCTAACACCGATCTTGGCGGCGTACCAGGTCAGGGCGGCTATACGACAAACTTTAGCGGCGGGATGAGCGGCGGCGCGGAGTCCCAGGTGGTTGGGGCAGTCTTTAAACCGCTGGTCAGCCGGTTCGTCGAGGCCAGCAAGGATCTAAAAAGTCCGGAGAACATTGCCCTCTATGGCGACATCCGTCAACTGGTCACCTATGTGAAAGGAGCCCACGGTGGACCCTTCCGTTTAGTGGCACTCAGCGGTATTCTGGCCGTCACTCCCAGGCCACACAAAAAAGGTCCTTCAGCACAAACCACAAGGGTTATAAG ACACATTCCCCAAGCTAACGTAGGCCAGAGTATGCAGAACGATGACAACCGCTCTCAGCGCCGACTTTTATTAAAGAAACGAAGTACTTCCTCCGCCTGTGCCGTG AGCCTTCTGGAGACAGAGACGTGCGAGGAGCACTACAAGACCAGCCAGTCGCCGTTAAGTAACTTCCGTAGACGTACAACTGGAGTCCGGCCAACGTTGACTCCGCGACACAGCGAACGGGCCCTGCTTTCCGACTCGACGTCGAGCTCGGAGCGCAATTCGCTGGGACGGCTCAGCGGCTTGGTGCGCTGGTTCCGGGGCACGCCCAAGGAGGCCTCGTCCATCGACCTGGAGATCGGGTCGCTCAACCCGGAGATATCCTCCTCGTTTATGCGGCACGCCTCGCTGAAGATACAGCGGGGCCGCTCGAGCGACGGCATTGGGCGGTCCATTCAGCGCGCCAAGCGACGTGTCGAGAGGCGGCTGAACCGTTTCGGCGGCATTGTGAAGGGCAAGAAGAAGGTAGGCGGCATCGAGGAGACCGCGGACTTCAGTCGACGGAGCTCCTCGGACATGTGCGATGGTCCCCGGGAGTCGGAAGTGGTTATCCTCAAGGAGCGCAAACTCGTCCCCACCGATCCAGTGCGCGTGGGCATGCTGCGATTATCCTTTCTGCTGGAGACCTGTGCGCCAGGCTCCTTTCCCGACTCCCAGCTTGTGGCAGCCGTTCTCGATCTG CCTCAAGCGCCTCTTGTGGCACGTGCCACTTTCCTCTTAGAGTGCGCCCACTTTGTCCATCTTTGCAACAAAGGTCAGTGGCCCGCCTGGATGAAACAGAACGTGGGCAGTTACCGGGCATCTGGAGCTAACATCAATATCAGCCAGATGAAGCAACAGGTGAGCCAGTCAAGTGCCAGACGTACTCACATCCTGCAAAGGGCCGCCGGCAAGATGTTCCACCAGTGGGCGGAAATGATAGGAGCTCGTCTTGAGGAGATTCTGTACACCGAGAGACTGCAGTACGAGGCGGTGAATGCCAGTCTTACGGATCCCGAAAAGCAGCGGGAGTTACTGCAGCAGGACGAGGAAGAGGACTTCCTGGACGAAGCTTCGGTGAATCCACATGGCAACGACTGTCCACATTCTCTGAAACTTATCGCCTGTGTACTGCTCTTTGAGATTACGGCCTTCTTGAGGGATACTTATCTGATGCTGCCAAAAACATCCAAACTGATTCATCGCGACAAACCGGCTCCTTGGGAGAAGGTCTACCGCGAAGCTAATCGCCGCTGGTCCATGGCCCTCAGTTCAATGGGGCACTCCCAAACCTCGGCTCAGAGCCTCCAGTCCATAGCCGCAGGAAACGATGGCGCCGGTCAGTCAGAGCGTAAAATATCCTTTGTACTTCATGAACCAGACAACGAATCAGAGAACAGCAGTAATACAACATTGACAAAGGAAGGAGAAGAAG CTCGTCGACCCACTGCATCCGCAGTTCGACCTTTTCTTTTGAGGCGTGGCACTGCCACTACAACTGGAGGTTCCTTTAAAAGACGCTCTCTGAAACTGCGTCGTAATACTAAGGACGGCAAGGATATAGAAACAGACT TCAACATCCAATCGCGTCGCAAGGTCTCTTCACTATCCGATCGCAGTGATACATCAGAGCAGGGCATGATTAGTGGCGGGGAGGAGTCACCTGGAATACTCAGCGACGACCAGCAGCCAGAGTCACCCACAGACTCCAATGAAAACGATGACACGGCCAAGAATATGCCCTGGCTGAAGGCCGTTATAGATTTGATGTCCAGTTACAATTACTACTGCACCCATAAAGGATATTGTCATCCGTTTTGCTATAAACGTCACATGCGATCCTGTACTCGTCTGGTTAAGGCTACTAGAAAG GTTTATGGTGAGGAATTTGGTTTCTCCTTCGATTCAGACCATCCAACAGTGGAACCAACAGTTATTAGCTCTAGCAAGCCACACACCTCTCGATCCCGCTCCACTCGAAAGGTATCCGAGCAAAGCTCCACCCAGACCTCTCCGTCCAAGCGTAAGGACAGTTTGTCTCGCAAGGATCG CATAAGTGATGATCCTGATCTGGAAATGGCTGAAAAGTTGGCCAAGGCCTTTCGCCAGGAGAAAGAGAAGAAGTTACAGGAAGAGCCACCTATCCTCAAGTTTATCAGGATCCATATCAGGAACCTCTTTCACTTTCCGCTGGCCACCATGCTTAAGGGCGCTGTTGTGCTCACCGAGGAAATGGTAATCGAGGCAATGCCTGCCGCCTGGGAGCTCCTGCTGGAGACGAACCACGACACAGCCACCTCCAGTGCCGCTGTGTTTCTGATGGGCTCGGTGAAGGCGCAGAACTTTGCCTTCGACATCATGCAGAGGGCACTAAAGCACAAGGATCCGGACATAAGGATTGGAGCCATTCAACGCTACCTGGTGCTGTGGAAGTGCCGCTTCCATGTCTGGCCTCGAATGGAGGAAAATGCCCACGACGTCACTTTCAAGGTGCCACCAGGTGGCATTGAATTTACACTGCCTTCCCCAAAGATTGGCATCGAAAGTCTGCCGGTGGTGGATCCACCCTGGATGCCCGTGCAGCAGACAAAGGATATGGATGTTACTTTAAACCAAGACAGACAT AGATCCCTGGTCACCGCCACTAAAAGCCGGAAGATGCAGCAGACGGAGGCCATTAGGAACGCCCTTCGTCAGCAGCGGGACAAGCAGCGGGCGGAGAGGCACAGCTTCCTCATCACCATGATTCCGATCAGTCAGCAGGCTTCCCACGAGCCTGGCATGGAGAAGCTGGAGGATCACGAGATCGAGGAGGACCTCGACGGCACACGCATGTCCTCGCACCTGCACCACGCCCACTCGCTCTTCCCCTCCGTCCTCTGCTCGTCCGTGATGCAGATTGTCGGCTGTCTGGATGATGCTGCCATCGGGTCGGATGGCAATGCCGTCTACGAGATCGCCTACCAGGTGATCTGGGTGTGCCTTGTGGAGGAGTCGGCCCTCTTCCTTCGCTATGTATTTGAGCGGCTAACCCGCGACCGCCAGGATCAGATGTTCAAGCTGCTAAGGCATTTAATTCGATTTGTGCCTCGGCTGCCCCAGCAGGCGGCCTTTGCCTTATACAACTCAATTATTGGTTACATAATGTTTTATGTGAGATCCTCCAACGAGCTGAAACAGGAG CTTGTTGGCTCAGCTTTGTCGGTCCTTTGGATGGTTGTGCACTCGGTGCATGGAATTATGTTCAAGGATCTGAAGCAGATTCTGCGCAAAGAACAATGTGATGCCTCCATCCTCCTCACCGCCAATGTGCCAGCAGCCAAAAAAATTGTGGTCCACGGACCCGCCGATGATGACTACAACATACCCTCCCAGTTTCCCGTGCAAGAGGATACGCTTTTTTGTCAGCTTTTAAAGGAGGCACTGGATTACTATCCCATAGATGAGAAAAATACAAGTCACTATTGTCTAGTGGACTACAAGAGCA GCAAAATCCTGAATCCAAACTGGTACATACGGGATCTGTACTTCTTTAAGCGATCCCAGTATCCGGAAGTGCGTCTAATGTTAATGCGTCCCGAAGAATCATTCCTGGCCTTGCAGAAACAGGAGCTAACTAAGAAGTTTGTTGAGATCGGCAAAGTACATTTAACCTGGGCGATTCTCAAGAACGTGGACATGGTGGTGCAGCGAGTAGTGTTCTTACACGAAGAGCTTATGAAACTGCCTTCGTTTCCTCGGAAGGCATTAGAGGTGGACCTGGACCTGCACCATGGCGGTGAATATGGAAAGGTTCTGCTCGGCTTGGATGTCCAGCACAAATTTATGTGGGTGCGCCTCATTGCCCGAATGTTCGAGGCTATGGCTGGAAACTTTGCTTACTCGGCGGATATTCAGCTCTTCTTAAACGTCCTTTCCGGAGCATCCATTCTTCATGCCGAGGATTCGTGCATCATGCGCTACGTCATGGCCACGTTTATTAACGCTGCCTTTAACTTCAAGAACATATTCTCCACGAAGGGATACTTCATGATCATGCCCACATTGCTGCAGGTTTATTCTTTGCATCAAACAAACAAGCTAATCACCACAACAATCGAGTATGCAGTTAAGCAGTTCTATCTGCTAAACCGGAAACCTTTTATCTTGCAAATGTTTGGATCCGTTTCCGCCATCCTTGACACAGATGAGGACGGAACCTATGGGGAGGCGCACAAGGTCCAGTCCAGTTGCCTCTTTAATTTGCTGCTAAGTCTGGAAGATCCCTCGCCTGATCCTCTTAATATTGCCGAGCTGGTGAAGGAGCCTAAGCCACTCAAGGCCATTGATTTCTGCTACCACGACGAGGATGACGACGTGACGGTACTGGACTGCATCACCCTTTGTGTTATGGTGGTTTCCTACTCAGCGGAAAGCACTCGGGGCTATCAAATGCTA ATCATTTTGGAGGCCATTCTGCCATGCTATCTGCAACAAATCCAATCGCCCAGCTATATTCCTCTCCAGGGAAAGTCTGAACGGGACATTATCCTCCAATTGGCAGTGGCCATTCGCACCATGGTCCACAACTGCGAGGGTTTGGCCAAGAGCTACAATGGACCGTATCGAAATAGTCCGGAACACAAGGGCTCTTCTCAGCGTAATTGTAGTCGGGGTCCGCCCTGTTCACCTGGCCTTGACTTCGAAGAGGAATCTCACCCAAAATACGTAACCGATGCTCGCACCAAGAATATGATGGACTGTGCCGAGGACTCGGAGATGATACGCACGGAGTACCGGCGGCCACGAGATGTTCTCTTGTCCGTGGTGGCGGATTTCCTTACTAAATCCACAGCCCGTCTGGCAGAGCTGGCCAAGAAGATGCCCAGCGACACCAAGCCCACCGAAGTGCTGGATGCCAAGTGCCACATTCGATTGGCGGACATAGCCCACTCCTTACTGAAGGTTTCTCCCTACGACCCGGAGTCCATGGCCTGTCGAGGTTTGCAACGCTATATGCAGGCGGTCTTACCAAGGGCGGAATGGTCTAATGATACGTTGCGAAACGCTCTGGTCACCATATTGCGGCGAATCGACAAAGTCTTCCTGAAGATTTCAAAGAAACCTTCCATACGACGAAACACCGACTGGGAGGCGGCTGCCGGTTTGCTCAAAGGCATCCATGAGACTATAATCCGGCATTCGTACGTACTGCACTGGcagcaaatgaaaacactgATTAGCACCGTGCAGAATTTGATTGTTAACGAACCCGGATCCGGCATTCCCGAGGGCGTCTCCAGCGCAGGGGCGGCGCTCATGTCTCAGAATCCGCCGGCCTTTTTTTGCTCAGCCGTGGTACGTCTGGTGGCCCTGCAGGTGGTCAGCCCCGTAGACTGCTTCTCCCTGGTCCAGATTTGTGGGGGCAGCGCCGAGTTCGCCACGCAGGAAAAGGCCGAGGGTTTTCTAATGCATCTGATCATGCCGCTGTGTCTGAAGGTTTGCTCGGGACGCGGAGTCTCCGACGTAGGTGAACTTAAGATGACGGACGTGTCCTTTTTGCTGACTGCCGTCCTAAACGCCATGAGTCCACCGGCGGGTCGCACCGGCCAGGCTGTATCCCAGATAAACAGGGTAACTGGGGACTTGCGTGCCGGCTCTCTCACATTTACCGGCAGTCGAGACGCCAAGCGCCCTGCCAGGATTTCCGGTTCCCTTTACCAAGCGGCCTTCCTAGCCCTCCGAATCGTTTGCATTTGCTTTGAGAGTCGCCTGTCCAACGAATGGCCGCGTATCGTAAGGGTTATGAGGGATTTGGGCCGGCGCAACGAGGCTGCTCCGGATCTCTGGAGCTTCATGGAGTTTGTGGTCACCCATCGAACGCCATTATATATTGTCCTGCTTCCCTTTATTTTGCACAAG ATCTCACAGCCGCCCATTGGGGACCATGAGCGTCACATGCAGTTTATTATCAGGGAGAGGTTGCGTGGTACACCGCCGCAGGGGGGGATCAAATCCAAGGGAGCTCTGCTGCTGGAACTGGCCCGGGAGCTGCGCGATCTGCGCGACGAATTGGAGGAGAAACGATACG TCTCCACAGATCGCGAGAGCTCCGAGCAGAAGAAGAGCGACACCCAGGCGGCAACCAGTGCGGCAGACGCTCACAAGTCGCAGCAAAGACCTTCACTCATATCTATCTTCACAGGAACCACCACCGGCCAGGCGACGCACTCGCACATCTCGGCGGTGCCGATTGACTCGCGAAGCGGATCCGGCGGGATTTGCACGCCCAGCGACACGCTGTCGCAGCAGACACTGCACCCGCCGCGAGAGTCGCTGTCGAGCAGCTCCACGGGCCGCGATCCGCACACCACGACCAGCGAAAGCCAGAGCGGCGAGGCGGACGCAGGCTCGGCGCCAACGCTGGTAGGACCCACTCCGAGTGGTTCTGGCCACGGATCCGCCTCCGGCACTGGCGCCGCCTCTGCCGTGCCCTCGCATCTCTCGCATTCGCAGTCGCTTCAGCAGGCTCCCTTCAAGGCCCAGCCCCCCAAGCTGCGCTTCGTCTCGTCCGTGGAGTTTCGGCACTCTTCTGGCGAGACCTCTACTACGCCCTTGTCACCGGAGAGTCCAGCCGAGGATAGTTCCGGAGACCACACCCGGTCGCGCCTCCAACGCTCAAAGGCAGCTAGCCGAAAGACCTTCCGGCTGAAGCGCAGTCGCCTAACCAACATGGATCCACCCAGCATT GTAACCCCGCTCTCCCAGgaggagcaacaacaacaacagcagcaacagccccAGCCGAAGACCCTTGGCGAGATATCCTGGGACTCAGTCTCGCAGACATCCTCGACATCGGGCTATCGGGACAACAACAGCCTGCAGACAGGTCTGCTATCTCCGGACGGATCCTTGGGCGGCCTGACCCTGGGCCGCTCCCCGTCGCAGCACTCGCTTCTCATGGTATTTGAGGGCCAGGACGAAGACACACTTATATAA